One window of the Zygotorulaspora mrakii chromosome 6, complete sequence genome contains the following:
- the NTF2 gene encoding Ran GTPase-binding protein NTF2 (similar to Saccharomyces cerevisiae NTF2 (YER009W); ancestral locus Anc_7.155) — protein sequence MSLDFNALAQQFTEFYYNQFDNDRSQLGNLYRNESMLTFETSQLQGSKDIVEKLVSLPFQRVTHRITTLDAQPASPNGDVLVMITGDLLIDEEQNPQRFSQVFHLIPEGNSYYVFNDIFRLNYSA from the coding sequence atgtcCTTAGATTTCAACGCTTTAGCCCAACAATTTACTGAATTCTATTACAACCAGTTTGACAACGACAGAAGTCAACTTGGTAATCTGTACAGGAATGAGTCGATGTTGACTTTTGAAACGAGTCAATTGCAAGGTTCCAAGGATATCGTGGAAAAACTAGTTTCATTACCATTTCAAAGGGTTACACATAGAATCACCACTTTGGACGCGCAACCTGCCTCTCCTAACGGCGATGTTCTTGTCATGATCACGGGTGATCTATTAATAGATGAAGAACAGAATCCTCAGCGTTTCTCccaagtttttcatttgatacCAGAAGGCAACTCTTACTATGTCTTCAACGATATCTTCCGTTTGAATTATTCGGCTTAA
- the MPH1 gene encoding 3'-5' DNA helicase (similar to Saccharomyces cerevisiae MPH1 (YIR002C); ancestral locus Anc_7.153) encodes MVMNNAELDSSAGRGIALREKSSQADAVNRMVSKSVIRKPIPIQRDLLGKKIGDQKSYYEEIKEVVTYRPTHHKLNAGRLHFFIYPTNFAIREYQLDIVRKSLFQNVLCAIPTGMGKTFIASAVMLNFFNWSMEGKIIFTAPTRPLVAQQIKACLGITGIPHDQTAILLDKSRKNREQIWDEKRVFFTTPQVVENDLKRGVLDPKSIICLVVDEAHRATGSYAYTNIVQFIGRFNTSIRILALTATPGANLEAVQEVVKNLCISKIETRTEESLDLARYMKPRHQKKVEIDLIGYIEDIIEKLGIAIKPVLEQAVELGIYEECKPSQINAFKAMQQSQKIVANPGIPEGIKWRNFFILQLLNHVGQMLKRVKIYGIRTFYSYFNDKYKEFTVKYDLGKSKNKTAAEFYYNPILKSVINQCEELLRTPKFISHGKLKYMQDELDVFFKYGKSDSRVIIFTELRESALEIVKFIDEQSDPHIKPHIFIGQSKGKEGFDEVSFIRKNGSKGRKKADRFKRLEEYKTVDEERKEKKKQEQLERGARRTGSSEEAQLNGMTQKQQKQVIQDFKDGQYNVLVCTSIGEEGLDIGEVDLIICYDTTGSPIKNIQRMGRTGRKRAGEIVLLFSGNESSKFEQAMKDYYNLQRLISQDLLHLKKSDRIVPKEIDPICRKEFITVNEEDHQLTNMDNTDDVIRYATQCMLGKKTNAKIKLKKDSINKEKRFFMPDNVNTGIVTAANLVEKVKIEDKSEKKLSKDFPTLDNLQYDSMEFSSPSRSDMGDFFEKDSKSVCLDDHQNSRNLQGVLLKETEKMDAFPDKNKDHPLENISLVGSVSLGEKIDSDELRHSSPPALKKRRLTAKPDGTKNNTSSIIRTNAISPEYPVRNQTEECDGLLTPEERKVFLSNYSASETVSIDTIPTFQKGTTYSTIPHSTRNEALLKLFQHLNENSEAIVIQMNRQRCIARGLQSGAVSFEEDVHVIAKEKGLLSKPLQNSQGTDEFETIPSLGCVDLEELDEILGSESDF; translated from the coding sequence ATGGTGATGAATAATGCTGAGCTTGATTCTTCTGCTGGTCGGGGTATAGCATTGCGAGAAAAGTCGTCTCAAGCTGATGCGGTTAACAGAATGGTTAGTAAGAGTGTGATAAGAAAGCCAATACCTATCCAAAGAGATCTATTGGGGAAAAAGATAGGTGATCAAAAGTCATATTATGAAGAGATCAAGGAAGTAGTCACATACCGACCAACTCATCATAAGCTCAACGCTGGTAGattgcattttttcatctatCCAACCAACTTTGCAATAAGGGAATATCAGTTAGATATTGTACGAAAATCgctatttcaaaatgttttaTGTGCTATTCCCACAGGTATGGGAAAAACATTTATTGCAAGTGCCGTCAtgctgaattttttcaactggTCGATGGAAGGCAAGATAATATTCACTGCACCAACGCGGCCGCTAGTTGCACAACAGATCAAGGCTTGTTTGGGTATAACTGGTATTCCGCATGACCAGACTGCGATACTTCTTGATAAGTCCAGAAAAAACAGAGAACAGATATGGGATGAAAAGCGTGTGTTCTTCACGACGCCACAAGTTGTCGAAAATGACCTTAAAAGGGGGGTTCTCGACCCAAAGAGTATTATCTGTTTGGTTGTTGATGAAGCGCATAGAGCAACTGGATCATATGCATATACAAATATTGTCCAATTCATTGGCAGATTCAATACGTCCATTAGAATCCTGGCATTGACGGCGACACCCGGAGCCAACCTTGAAGCAGTTCAGGAAGTGGTAAAGAATCTTtgcatttcaaaaattgaaacaagAACAGAAGAAAGCTTAGACTTAGCCAGGTACATGAAACCCCGgcatcaaaaaaaagtggaGATCGATCTAATTGGATatattgaagatatcaTAGAGAAACTAGGCATTGCAATAAAGCCGGTCTTAGAGCAAGCTGTTGAATTAGGAATTTATGAAGAATGCAAACCGTCGCAGATTAATGCATTCAAAGCAATGCAGCAAAGTCAAAAGATTGTCGCTAATCCTGGTATTCCCGAAGGTATTAAATGGcgaaatttcttcattttgcaGTTACTTAATCATGTTGGGCaaatgctgaaaagagTAAAAATTTATGGAATAAGAACTTTTTATTCATATTTTAATGATAAATATAAGGAGTTTACTGTAAAATATGACTTGGggaaatcaaagaataaaacGGCCGCAGAGTTTTATTATAATCCTATTCTGAAAAGCGTAATAAATCAATGCGAAGAACTCTTGAGAACACCCAAGTTTATAAGCCACGGAAAACTGAAGTATATGCAAGATGAGCTagatgtttttttcaaatacgGCAAAAGTGACTCAAGGGTGATCATCTTTACTGAACTAAGGGAGAGCGCTCTTGAAATAGTCAAATTTATTGACGAACAATCTGATCCGCATATCAAACCGCACATATTTATTGGGCAATCCAAGGGCAAAGAAGGATTCGATGAAGTGTCATTcataagaaaaaatggttcGAAAGGTAGAAAAAAAGCAGACAGGTTCAAGCGTCTGGAAGAATATAAAACCGTAGAtgaagaaaggaaagagaaaaagaaacaggAACAGTTAGAGAGGGGCGCTCGACGTACTGGTAGCTCGGAAGAAGCTCAACTGAATGGTATGACCCAAAAGCAGCAAAAACAAGTAATTCAAGACTTCAAAGATGGACAATATAATGTATTGGTATGTACTTCAATCGGTGAAGAAGGTTTAGACATAGGCGAAGTAGATTTAATCATATGCTATGATACAACAGGCAGTCCCATCAAGAATATACAGCGTATGGGTCGAACTGGTAGAAAAAGGGCGGGTGAAATTGTTTTGCTATTCAGTGGTAACGaatcttcaaagtttgAACAAGCGATGAAGGACTATTATAATCTCCAAAGACTAATATCTCAGGACCTATTGCATCTCAAAAAGTCAGATAGGATTGTACCGAAGGAAATCGACCCGATATGCCGCAAAGAATTTATCACTGTCAATGAGGAGGACCACCAACTTACTAACATGGATAATACTGATGATGTCATTCGTTATGCTACCCAATGCATGCTTGGAAAGAAAACTAATGCTAAGATAAAACTTAAGAAAGACTCCataaacaaagaaaagcgGTTCTTCATGCCTGATAATGTCAATACGGGAATAGTAACCGCTGCCAATCTTGttgaaaaagtgaaaatagAGGACAAaagcgaaaaaaaattgagcAAGGATTTTCCCACGCTGGATAATCTACAATATGATTCTATGGAATTCTCTTCTCCATCCCGTTCAGATATGggagatttttttgaaaaagattcaaaatcagTTTGTTTAGATGACCATCAAAATTCTAGAAATCTCCAAGGCGttttattgaaagaaaCTGAGAAAATGGACGCATTCCCAGATAAGAACAAAGATCAtcctttggaaaatataagCTTAGTAGGGAGTGTAAGCTTGGGAGAGAAAATCGATTCCGATGAACTGCGTCATAGTTCACCGCCGgctttaaaaaaaagaagactTACAGCTAAACCAGATGGCACCAAAAACAACACTTCGTCAATTATTCGCACAAACGCAATTTCTCCAGAATATCCTGTGAGAAATCAAACAGAAGAATGTGATGGTTTATTAACGCCTGAAGAGCGTAAGGTCTTCTTGAGCAATTACTCTGCAAGTGAAACTGTGTCAATTGACACAATACCGACTTTTCAGAAAGGCACAACGTACTCCACTATACCCCACAGTACGCGCAATGAAGCATTGTTAAAGCTTTTTCAACACCTGAATGAAAATAGTGAAGCCATCGTCATTCAAATGAACAGACAACGCTGCATCGCACGAGGATTACAAAGTGGTGCAGTAAGTTTCGAGGAAGACGTTCATGTAATCGCAAAAGAAAAGGGGCTTCTCAGTAAACCGCTACAAAATTCGCAAGGTACGGATGAATTCGAGACTATCCCAAGTTTAGGCTGTGTTGATCTAGAGGAATTAGATGAAATCTTAGGATCTGAATCGGACTTTTAA
- the SEC3 gene encoding GTP-Rho binding exocyst subunit SEC3 (similar to Saccharomyces cerevisiae SEC3 (YER008C); ancestral locus Anc_7.154), whose product MKNSKSPFKRFSHSREGSTDEHNSFFHKHSVSGSSTHMNDVNHSRNASASGVPPVSGMKASHKRNTSTSSRASQNSNFLAEQYERDRKAIIDCCFSAHDNKSKGFTSSYITHVRIIEDSKSPSSRPPSNSKLENKKKRVLILSCKTGNYNEIQLHKGRESSEGTFQIGRTWDLKELTKVERDTEINEGFILTMGKKYYWETNSAKERTVFLKSLINSFMQAFDGHVPELINWDLSSFYLDEKSYQRAVIRSSHSMSRTAAATSMTTSTTPSTATNESQYMRQNKSPQKDHRKGPSVDQEGPTSKQSAMSLNKSPYSNSPTIIEVNKRFNNSRISKETPESPSKDFDNFVQKVDATAIPVPSVVTPSASSTATSFSSKTSQAPDQYVRKITSLNKGNVDSDKSSRKDYNDSEESHSSLTKNNYNLLENLNNVLSSNDVLLETAAKVPQDSFINAKESNADQNMQYSVAKVESLEVYADGETASAFDVDEDLNATIPEDTMNDNSAKSREKIYHNRHENTYEEAHEDTYEDANEDTNEDTYEDTYEDTNELSFEKGDEIRYSRALDSESSHIYHEVSTIQEEASGRFTEKEVQDRSQKSSPEYSDVKQLPKKSWDIDDEEMLEILTDINWDVDDDAEKLIEKLDIKMAEAEYSFNKGLLSLEKLGPSLVPFEENVDKECNKMNPILSLFLMEMGNVADDIEYVESQKNGLQVESANKKQLWDTLTELMNTVSLDDETLSQLLNCPVSEKNLNKMEAQLVVLFKALKAISGERDENGYNLGEMRALKQRRETYEKVTKIFLERLVNEMEGKFKNISFGELSEDHLMSFLTRLLGYSSLTLFCKDISPSSYNDLIEKWNASISLVYKKMANSIIQNLKKSNYSLSAAEHHVTANQPGWRELLMNNDRKEQAEECDVPNQEIILQLSEPIETLGKWCIFYQNFIDTFFHISSKLDFEQYIHQFNDPRLRITSLEGVKTLQSDRGSASREFQLVSRIFQPIMTQMSSYVIDVSKSDKSLAPALMVFLEQKMKNLESSNAEFLNAVLSRLFVQVKQLWLEHIDEEVVYIQRININFSSRIIFPVVLGFTLLINNSKELIGYFQKRLKIQKDAPFEAIQCFDEACRKLGSAIAALMEEKSNTKNTVITSTPMTTSNTSNLDRTITLLMNSDWLFEILNNLNAKGLFDSTIQAAKKMFDKEKDAYAVHLIEAAMPKLTSFVNGAMNLVGNASGAQAADPSHWAAYSKNNLDNILASYSSKEIQVLVERLHDHMESHFANEPSDSTREAICDKLWSCLQGHTVSVYLKLYTLIERHYKGTYVKFTKNDIITAFESFKRVRPVKYNT is encoded by the coding sequence AtgaagaattcaaaatcgCCATTTAAAAGGTTCTCACATAGTCGAGAGGGTTCCACGGATGAGCACAATTCGTTCTTTCACAAACACTCAGTGTCCGGGAGTAGCACGCACATGAATGATGTCAACCACTCACGGAACGCTAGTGCTAGTGGGGTTCCTCCTGTGTCAGGAATGAAAGCCTCTCATAAAAGAAATACTTCGACGTCTTCACGAGCATCACAAAATTCGAATTTTTTAGCAGAACAGTATGAAAGAGATAGAAAGGCGATCATTGATTGTTGTTTCTCTGCACATGATAACAAATCAAAGGGATTCACCAGTAGCTACATTACACATGTTAGAATCATTGAGGACAGCAAATCACCAAGTTCTCGGCCACCCTCGAATTCAAAATtagaaaataagaaaaagcGAGTGCTCATTTTGAGTTGCAAAACTGGAAATTACAATGAAATCCAATTACACAAGGGTCGCGAGAGTTCAGAGGGCACGTTCCAAATAGGCAGAACATGGGATCTGAAGGAATTGACCAAAGTTGAAAGAGATACAGAAATCAATGAGGGGTTCATCCTCACCATGGGTAAGAAGTACTATTGGGAGACTAACTCAGCCAAAGAGAGAAccgtttttttgaaatcattgatCAACAGCTTCATGCAAGCGTTTGATGGACATGTTCCGGAGCTAATCAATTGGGATCTCTCTTCGTTTTATTtagatgaaaagagttaCCAAAGAGCAGTTATTAGATCCAGCCATTCGATGTCAAGAACCGCTGCGGCTACCTCTATGACAACGTCAACGACCCCATCGACAGCAACGAACGAGTCACAGTATATGAGACAAAACAAGTCACCCCAAAAAGATCACAGAAAAGGTCCATCAGTTGATCAGGAGGGACCCACGAGTAAACAGTCCGCAATGTCCCTGAATAAATCACCTTATTCAAATAGTCCTACCATTATCGAGGTCAATAAGCGGTTCAATAACAGTCGGATTTCGAAAGAAACTCCAGAGAGTCCTTCTAAAGattttgacaattttgTCCAAAAAGTAGATGCTACCGCAATTCCTGTCCCTTCTGTTGTTACACCGTCTGCATCGAGCACTGCAACCTCTTTTAGCTCTAAAACATCGCAGGCTCCCGATCAATATGTTCGTAAGATTACTTCCTTAAACAAGGGCAATGTTGACAGTGACAAAAGCAGTAGAAAAGATTACAATGATTCTGAGGAATCTCACTCATCtttgacaaaaaataattataACTTGTTGGAAAACTTGAACAATGTTCTTAGCTCAAATGACGTCCTGCTAGAGACTGCTGCTAAGGTACCTCAAGACAGCTTCATAAACGCCAAAGAAAGCAATGCTGATCAGAATATGCAATACTCCGTTGCAAAAGTAGAGTCACTTGAGGTATATGCTGATGGCGAGACAGCATCCGCTTTTGATGTAGACGAAGATTTAAATGCAACAATTCCTGAAGATACCATGAATGACAATTCGGCCAAGTCTCGTGAGAAGATATACCATAATCGTCATGAAAATACTTATGAGGAAGCTCATGAAGACACCTACGAAGATGCTAATGAAGATACTAATGAAGACACATATGAGGATACATATGAAGATACTAATGAATTGtcctttgaaaaaggaGATGAAATCCGCTATAGTCGAGCTTTGGACTCTGAGAGCTCACATATCTATCATGAGGTCTCCACCATACAGGAGGAAGCATCCGGAAGATTCACAGAGAAAGAAGTGCAGGATCGGTCGCAAAAATCAAGCCCTGAATATAGTGATGTCAAGCAACTTCCCAAAAAATCGTGggatattgatgatgaggaaatGCTCGAAATTTTGACCGATATTAATTGGgatgttgatgatgatgcagAAAAGTTGATAGAAAAGCTTGATATCAAAATGGCAGAGGCAGAGTACTCCTTTAACAAGGGCCTTTTGTCGTTGGAAAAATTGGGGCCTAGCCTAGTTCCCTTCGAAGAGAATGTCGATAAAGAATGTAACAAGATGAATCCCATCCTCTCGTTATTCCTAATGGAAATGGGAAATGTCGCTGATGACATAGAGTATGTCgaaagtcaaaaaaatgggTTGCAAGTTGAAAGTGCGAACAAAAAACAGTTATGGGATACATTGACTGAATTAATGAATACCGTGTCATTAGATGACGAAACCCTGAGCCAACTACTAAATTGCCCTGTCagcgaaaaaaatttgaacaaaatgGAAGCTCAATTGGTGGTACTTTTTAAAGCACTCAAAGCCATCAGTGGTGAAAGAGACGAGAATGGATATAATCTTGGAGAAATGAGAGCATTAAAGCAGAGACGCGAAACATACGAGAAAgttacaaaaatttttttggaaagacTTGTTAATGAAATGGAAGGTaaatttaaaaatataAGCTTTGGCGAATTATCTGAAGACCATTTGATGAGTTTCTTGACGCGACTCTTAGGTTATTCGTCATTGACTCTCTTTTGCAAGGATATTTCCCCTTCTTCATACAATGATCTGATTGAGAAATGGAATGCGTCCATCTCCTTGGTCTATAAGAAAATGGCTAACAGTATaatccaaaatttgaagaaatcgaaTTACTCATTGTCAGCTGCGGAACATCACGTAACAGCCAACCAGCCGGGTTGGCGAGAACTTCTTATGAATAATGACCGAAAAGAACAAGCCGAAGAATGCGATGTTCCAAACCAAGAAATAATTCTTCAGTTGAGTGAACCAATCGAAACCTTAGGTAAATGgtgtattttttatcagaatTTTATCGAcacattttttcatatatcgTCAAAACTCGATTTTGAACAGTATATTCACCAATTTAACGACCCGAGATTGAGAATCACTTCACTGGAAGGTGTGAAAACATTGCAATCGGATAGAGGATCTGCTTCCAGAGAATTTCAATTAGTTTctagaatttttcagccaATTATGACACAGATGTCATCTTACGTGATCGATGTATCGAAGAGTGATAAGTCTTTAGCACCAGCACTAATGGTTTTTCTTGaacagaaaatgaagaactTGGAATCTTCTAATGCAGAGTTCTTGAACGCTGTGCTGTCCAGATTATTTGTGCAGGTAAAACAGCTATGGCTAGAACATATCGATGAGGAAGTCGTTTATATACAAAGAATTAATATtaacttttcatcaagaattATATTTCCGGTGGTTTTGGGGTTCACACTATTGATCAATAACTCCAAAGAGCTGATTGGGTACTTCCAGAAACGGctcaaaattcaaaaagatgcaCCTTTTGAGGCAATTCAGTGTTTTGATGAGGCATGTCGCAAGTTGGGTAGTGCTATAGCAGCCTTaatggaagaaaaatcaaatacCAAGAATACCGTCATTACCAGTACTCCAATGACGACTTCAAACACGTCAAATCTTGATAGGACGATAACACTACTGATGAATTCAGACTGGCTCTTTGAGATACTGAACAATTTGAACGCCAAAGGACTATTTGATTCTACCATACAAGcagcaaagaaaatgtttgaTAAGGAGAAAGATGCGTACGCGGTTCACTTAATAGAGGCTGCCATGCCTAAATTGACGTCCTTTGTCAATGGTGCAATGAACCTTGTTGGAAATGCAAGCGGTGCTCAAGCTGCGGACCCATCACATTGGGCAGCGTATAGTAAGAATAATTTGGATAATATTCTCGCATCATACAGctcaaaagaaattcaagttCTCGTGGAGAGACTTCATGATCATATGGAATCCCACTTTGCTAACGAGCCGAGCGACTCTACAAGAGAAGCCATCTGTGATAAATTGTGGTCTTGCTTGCAAGGTCACACTGTTTCCGTATACCTGAAACTCTACACCCTCATCGAAAGACACTACAAGGGAACTTACGTGAAATTCACCAAGAACGATATAATTACtgcttttgaaagcttcaaAAGGGTAAGGCCTGTCAAATATAATACATAG
- the AIM21 gene encoding Aim21p (similar to Saccharomyces cerevisiae YIR003W; ancestral locus Anc_7.156) has protein sequence MSTEQVPKIPNRPVRRRKTSEEIVPGSVETPSVVGTENSRVADETDSSIPGVPLHRPLKSQTAPDFPLIQSGQPPHEFKTEEGTGEEKTSSAPPTSAENTEKVDTTEGLDDIAEGTSEQLRELQNLISRHGIIKRERPAGSNQAPEASADREYSEDPITGISKDSTASDLGLSGNLLSKASEGPVDKLSTPFAESRDDLSEYGIEAETASDTKPTRGQSAEVHVDAYPGILEEQEKEVQTEPAIPARPKKINKGMEKGKSGFVPEMRAPSTNLIPTEETSSQQAQECGKNQPPIAEQKTGQSNPDNENQGEVPITKLNTDSTDSLSETVTVKKRAAPPVPKKPSSRIAAFQEMLQKQQQEEIQQHSIPAKTNTSTQPEEPEITLKRPSQQVHSLASNDKAKFAQNLNGIFALPGMTPQGNLPASLSQKLKQTSVKEEGLTSKDKSLSDIRHNRSKGPRGRKLPTNISKIEKISTQDSNNEIEVFNTWSIVYTKERKTRMKPQDITSSRREIPHHLADNLQGLISAGIQERRPSLSETQINELPLLRSEGGPMTNNAASFAVDESPKSSHIDDYVSPDQHTKLSEELSLNQDDSTQEEPVKPVMISDEKETEASEETTD, from the coding sequence ATGTCAACTGAGCAAGTTCCCAAAATTCCAAATAGACCCGTGAGGAGGAGGAAAACTAGCGAAGAGATCGTTCCCGGCTCAGTAGAAACTCCATCTGTTGTTGGGACAGAAAATTCTCGTGTTGCTGACGAAACCGATAGTAGCATACCTGGAGTTCCCTTACATCGTCCTTTGAAGTCTCAAACAGCACCTGATTTTCCGTTGATCCAATCTGGTCAACCACCGCATGAATTCAAAACGGAAGAAGGAACCggagaagaaaagacaTCTTCCGCTCCACCAACTAGTGCTGAAAACACTGAAAAGGTTGATACTACTGAGGGGCTTGATGATATAGCGGAAGGTACTAGTGAGCAATTGAGGgaattgcaaaatttgatcAGCAGGCATGGGATAATCAAGAGAGAGAGACCTGCCGGATCTAATCAAGCCCCAGAGGCCTCAGCAGATAGAGAATACTCCGAAGATCCGATTACTGGGATCTCCAAGGATTCCACTGCAAGCGACCTTGGTCTATCGGGCAACCTTCTGAGCAAAGCCTCAGAAGGTCCCGTAGATAAGCTTTCCACACCATTTGCAGAGTCGCGAGACGACTTGAGCGAGTATGGTATTGAAGCTGAAACCGCAAGTGACACCAAACCAACAAGAGGTCAGAGTGCAGAGGTACACGTTGATGCTTACCCTGGAATACTAGAGGaacaagagaaagaagtacAAACTGAGCCTGCTATTCCAGCTAGGCCcaagaaaataaacaaaGGGATGGAAAAAGGTAAATCCGGATTTGTACCAGAAATGAGGGCGCCAAGTACAAATTTAATTCCAACAGAAGAGACCAGCTCTCAACAGGCTCAAGAGTGTGGAAAGAACCAGCCGCCAATTGCAGAACAAAAAACAGGGCAATCAAATCCAGATAACGAGAATCAAGGTGAAGTCCCAATTACGAAACTGAACACAGACAGTACGGACAGTCTTTCAGAGACCGTTACAGTAAAAAAGCGTGCAGCTCCACCTGTTCCTAAGAAACCTTCATCCAGAATTGCGGCTTTTCAAGAGATGCTGCAAAAGCAACAGCAAGAGGAAATACAACAACATTCCATACCTGCCAAAACGAACACCTCAACCCAGCCCGAAGAACCAGAAATAACTCTCAAGCGTCCATCGCAACAAGTTCACTCTTTAGCTAGTAATGATAAAGCTAAATTTGCGCAGAATCTGAATGGTATATTTGCACTGCCCGGAATGACACCGCAAGGTAACCTACCTGCTTCTTTAAGTCAAAAGCTGAAACAAACGTCCgtgaaagaagaaggctTGACCTCCAAAGACAAGTCACTGAGCGACATACGCCATAATAGATCCAAAGGACCTCGCGGACGCAAGCTACCAAccaatatttcaaaaattgaaaagatttcGACTCAAGACTCTAACAATGAGATAGAGGTCTTCAATACCTGGAGTATCGTTTATACGAAGGAACGTAAAACTCGAATGAAACCGCAGGACATCACTTCGTCGAGACGAGAGATTCCACATCATCTTGCGGACAATCTACAGGGACTCATTAGTGCAGGTATCCAGGAAAGACGACCATCACTTTCAGAAACGCAGATTAATGAATTGCCCCTTTTGAGGTCAGAAGGTGGTCCTATGACAAACAACGCAGCCAGTTTTGCCGTTGATGAATCTCCCAAGAGCTCACATATTGATGACTATGTAAGCCCCGATCAACATACAAAGCTCTCTGAAGAATTGAGCCTCAATCAGGATGATTCAACGCAAGAAGAACCAGTGAAACCTGTCATGATCTCTGACGAAAAGGAGACTGAAGCGAGTGAAGAGACTACTGATTGA
- the DJP1 gene encoding Djp1p (similar to Saccharomyces cerevisiae DJP1 (YIR004W); ancestral locus Anc_7.157), with protein sequence MVFSTEYYDILGIAPSATAVEIKKAYRKKSIEEHPDKNRQDPNATEKFQAISEAYQVLSNNDLRTNYDKYGKEKAIPQGGFEDAAEQFSVIFGGEAFEPYIGELTLLKNLQRQEELHAAEEAEKEKANSQDGKTDGKNVKVNQETGGTVSDEMLKLNIDGGKQDVEAPKKSKLEAFEEELKVEKEKNVDVLAKKLVERLSILTESVYDADCKNSFEKKFEEEGNLLKMESFGLDILHAIGDVYCERARIFLAASKPLGFGGFFQSMKASGGVFMDTLRTVSAAIDAQSTMKELEKMKEVSESMGIKLDKHGNEISKPTPEELAVQEQLLMGKVLSAAWYGSKYEIMSTLRLVCDKVLGDTGVDKETRLKRGETLLLLGKVFQRSYRTKVEQEEAQIFEQLVAEATKKKRHSSK encoded by the coding sequence ATGGTTTTCAGTACTGAATACTACGATATACTGGGTATAGCTCCCTCTGCCACGGCAGTGGAGATTAAAAAAGCATATAGGAAGAAATCTATTGAGGAACACCCAGATAAAAATCGCCAGGATCCTAACGCCACtgagaaatttcaagcaaTATCGGAAGCCTATCAAGTTTTAAGTAACAATGATTTGCGTACTAACTATGATAAGTACGGCAAGGAAAAAGCTATTCCGCAGGGCGGATTTGAAGATGCTGCAGAACAGTTTTCCGTTATATTTGGTGGGGAGGCCTTTGAGCCATACATTGGTGAACTAActcttctgaaaaatttgcagaGGCAGGAAGAATTGCATGCTGCAGAGGAAGCAGAGAAGGAAAAGGCGAATAGTCAGGATGGGAAAACAGATGGCAAGAATGTAAAGGTCAATCAAGAAACGGGAGGTACCGTAAGTGACGAAATGCTCAAGCTTAACATTGACGGTGGAAAGCAGGATGTTGAAGCCCCTAAAAAAAGTAAGTTAGAGGCattcgaagaagaattaaaagtagaaaaggagaaaaatgtCGATGTGCTTGCCAAAAAGTTAGTAGAGAGACTGTCAATTTTGACTGAGAGTGTTTATGATGCGGATTGCAAGAATtcgtttgaaaaaaagtttgaagaagaaggaaatctcttgaaaatggaatCTTTTGGTCTAGATATATTACATGCAATTGGGGATGTATATTGTGAAAGGGcaagaatttttcttgctgCCAGTAAACCGCTAGGTTTCGGAGGGTTTTTTCAGTCCATGAAAGCTTCAGGAGGAGTTTTTATGGATACTTTGAGAACAGTCTCTGCTGCGATTGATGCACAAAGTACAATGAAAGAActagaaaaaatgaaagaagtAAGCGAATCAATGGGTATTAAACTAGACAAGCATGgaaatgaaatatcaaaacCTACACCAGAGGAACTTGCTGTGCAAGAGCAACTGCTGATGGGTAAAGTTCTCTCTGCTGCATGGTACGGCTCGAAATACGAAATAATGTCAACCTTAAGACTTGTCTGCGACAAAGTACTGGGAGATACAGGAGTTGATAAAGAAACAAGATTGAAGCGAGGCGAAACATTGTTACTTTTAGGCaaagtttttcaaagatcTTATAGAACGAAAGTGGAGCAGGAAGAGGCACAAATATTCGAACAGCTGGTTGCGGAAGCGACCAAGAAAAAACGTCATTCATCTAAGTAA